AACGCGTCGAAGCCATGGGCCCCTGCGAGACCCGCGGCTACGTCCGGGCCCGGGCCGCCCGCGAAATCCGCCAACAGACGCGGCTCGCGTTCTCGCAGCAGCCAGGCGTCGATCCCTCGTGGGAACTGCTGGTGGTTGTCCGCTCGACCGAGCGGGTCGTCCCGCTCGCCATGCGACAACTCGCCGCCGTTCGCCAGAACTGCGAAATGCCGCAACGCCGCGCCGCATAGACTCCGCCGCAGATTGCCATGGATACCACCGACTACCCCTCGCTGGGGCGGCTGGCCGTGCTCAATGCGCAGCTAGCCCGCCAGAACCTGTTCGTCAGCAGCATCGTCGACGAACAGCTCGACGGCGTCGAGCGGCTGTTTCGCGCCGCCGCCGTCAGCGACTGGCAGTCAGTCCTGACGATCAGCGAGCACTTGATTGCCCGCCTCCAAGACCCCGCCGACGCCGGCGTGGTTCGCTCGGCCGAGCAACTCTGCGATCAGCTCCGCCGCGATCCCGATCCCTCCGGAGCGAAAGTCTCCGTTCGCTTGGCGGAACTTCTCTCCGCTTGCCGGAGCCGGCAGTCGAGCTTCCCCGCGTAGTTCAGGCTTTTCGCCTAACACGCCGTTCACTCGCAGCAGCGTTCTCGGGGCCCTCGCGCGCTCCATTTAAAAGCCACCGGCTCCGCCGGTGGACGAAGCGCGAATTCGCCTCGTCTTTCGAACGAATCCACCGGCCAAAGTGAAAATCTTCACTCCCGCCCCGTCAGGCAAGAGTGCCCAACTCAGAAAACAAAAAAGCCGCCGGTCAAACGACCGACGGCTCGAGGGGGTGAATTCCTGCTCTTCGCGAAGCGATCCGCTCGTTAGCGGACGACGCTCTCGGCGCCGAGATTATAGATCATGATCGGGCGGCTGCTGGTGTACCAAGCGAACGGCCGTCCGCCCGGTTGCTGCCACGCCGGGCTGTACATCGTGGTGAACGGCATCCCCGAGGCGGTGGGGCGGCTGGCGGAGAAGCCGTACCAACGCATCGAATCGAGCCGAGCCATCCGCTGGGCGGCCCGCTCCATCGCCTTCTGCTGAGCGATGGTCGGCTCCATGCTCCGCTTGTAGGTCGACGGGTAGAACGAATCGGGGGCCGTTGAGGTCGCCTCGGGCGCCGCCGGCTCGTCGAATTCCTGCGCCACAGCCGGCGATCCGGTGCTAAACGCGACCAATGCGGAGATCGTCGCGAGCTTGAGCCCGAAAGTACGGAGAGATTTCATGGGACGGAGCGTCTCCTGCCAAGATATCGAAGGCGGGGGCGAACTACCCTCGGATGGATTCCGATTGGGTCGAGGCGGGGGCGAATCTGGGTCGCGTAGGATCCCGACATTGGTTCGCTAGACATTTCTTCGGTTGCGAGCGGGCATGGCGCTCAGACCGATCGCTGCGACAGGCGCAGTTTCCCAACCTTGACCCGATGGCCGTTCCGCTTGGCGAATCTGGCGGAACTTTGCCGCGCCGACAACGGCTTTCGGTCCCGCGTGCGCTCCGCCCCGGCGGTTCGTTCGACAGGGCAGGGGGCCGCAAAGTTTGCGCGACTGGACGTTCGCCGCCGCTGGATCGCGGAGAATTCGTCGCCTCGCCGGCAGGTGCGCCGGAGGCGGGTATACTTACGCAACGACGGCATTCCGCACGAAGCCGTCCCATTCAACGAGTCGATTTGGTTGCCCCTTTCGGGGCGCTCACAAACAGGAGTTTTTTGGTATGAAGACGTTCGCTTTGCTCGTGTGCTGCCTGACGCTGACCTTCGCGACCATCGGCTGCAAGAAGGAAGAGGCCAAGCCAACCGAACCAGCCGCCACCACGACCCCGGAAGCGACCCCCGCCGCTGAGCCCGCCGCCGAACCGGCTGCCGAAGCTCCGGCTCACTAAAGTTGGTTGAACATCTCGAAATGCAAACGGGGCGGCTTCCCTCTGGAAGCCGCCCCGTCGTCGTTTGCGGATTCGCCGCTAGCGGGCCCTAAGCGTTCTTCTTCGGCCGTGGCACGCGCCCCTTGCCGCCGCGCCCTCTCCCTTTCGGTTCCTTGATCTTCACCGAGTCGACCGACTCGCCAATCGAGCCCTGCATCTTCTCGATGCGATCGCGAATCGCCGCCGCCCGTTCGAACTCCAGCGCATCGGCCGCCGCGAGCATTTCCTCCTCGAGTTCCGCCAAGTACTCCGCCGTGATGTACTGCGTCTCGTCCGTCCGCCCCACGGCGGCGTTCGCCTGGGCATGCGCCGCAGCGACCGATTCAATCCCGCGATGAATTGCTTTCTTGATCGTTTCGGGCGTGATGCCGTTCGCCGCGTTGTACTCCTGCTGCAGTTTGCGGCGCCGTTCGGTCTCGTCGATCGAGCGCTGCATCGAGTTGGTCATCCGGTCGCCGTACAGAATTACCTTCGCGTTGACGTTACGAGCGGCGCGGCCGATCGTCTGCATCAACGACGTTTCGCTGCGGAGGAAGCCCTCCTTGTCGGCGTCGAGAATCGCCACCAGCGAAACTTCCGGCAAGTCGAGGCCTTCCCGCAACAAGTTAACGCCCACCAGCGCCTCGAAGCGGCCTTCACGCAGATCGCGCAAATGCTCCACCCGCTCGAACGCATCGAGCTCGCTATGCAGCCACTTGCAAGCGATGCCTTGCTCGACCAAGTAGTTCGACAAGTCTTCGGCGAGCCGCTTCGTCAGCGTCGTCACCAGCGTCCGCTCGCCAATCGCGACGCGAGCACGAATCTCCTCCAGCAAGTGCGGCACCTGGCCTCGCGCGGGAACGACTTCGATCACCGGGTCGAGCAGCCCAGTCGGCCGCACGACTTGCTCGATCACCTCGCCGCCTGTCTGCCCAAGTTCGTATTTGCCCGGCGTCGCCGAAACATAAATCGCCTGATCAACCCGCTCTCGCCACTCGTCGAACTTCAGCGGCCGATTGTCGAGCGCGCTGGGCAGCCGGAAACCATGCTCTACCAGCGTTTCCTTGCGGCTTCGATCACCAGCGTACATCGCGCCGATCTGCGGGATCGTTGCATGCGATTCGTCGATGAACAGCAAATAGTCCTTCGGAAAGAAGTCGAACAGCGTCGAAGGCGCCGACCCCGGCGGCTTGCCGCTCAGCGGCCGACTGTAGTTCTCGATCCCCGGGCAATACCCCACCTCCATCATCATCTCGATGTCGAACCGCGTCCGCGCGTTGAGCCGTTGTGCCTCAAGCATCTTGCCGTTGCTGCGGAACTGTTCGAGTCGATCAGAGAGTTCCTTGCGAATCGAATCGACCGCATTGTGAACCCGCTCTTCAGGCAGCACGAAGTGCTTGGCCGGGTAGATATACATCTGCTCCAGATGGCTTACCGCCTCGCCGCTCACCGGATTGATGATCGACAGCCGTTCGATTTCGTCCCCCCAGAACTCGATTCGGTAGGCGAACTCCTCATACGACGGCCAGATCTCGACGCAATCGCCGCGGACGCGAAATTTGCCGCGGGCCGGATCGGCGTCGTTGCGGTCGTACTGAATATCGACCAGCCGCGCGAGCACGTCGTCGCGATCGAGCGTTTGCCCCACGCTCAGCCCGACCATCATCTGCTTGTAGTCTTCCGGCGAGCCCAAGCCATAGATGCACGACACGCTCGCGATGACGATCACGTCACGGCGACTCACCAGCGAACTGGTCGTCGCCAACCGCATGCGGTCGATCTCTTCGTTGATCGACGCATCTTTCTCGATGTAAATGTCGCGCTGCGGAATGTAGGCTTCCGGCTGGTAGTAATCGTAGTAGCTGACGAAGTAGCTCACCGCGTTGTGCGGAAAGAACTCTTTGAACTCCGAGTAAAGCTGCGCCGCGAGAGTCTTGTTGTGCGACAGGATGAGCGCCGGCCGCTGCACTTGCTGAATGACGTTCGCCATCGTGAACGTCTTGCCCGAGCCGGTGACGCCCATCAACATTTGCTCGCGCTGGCCATCCTTCAGGCCCTGCACCAGCGCTTTGATCGCCGCCGGTTGGTCGCCGGCTGGTTGAAACGGAGATTCGAGTTGAAACTGCACGTCGTAATCCTTCTAACGGCGTTGCCCGGCGCTTAGCGACTGGCAACCTCCGATTCATCTGCAATGGGCAGGAGGTAGGGTCGAATCCGATCGATGGTCCGCGGACCGATGCCGTCGACGCGGCTCAATTCTTCCAAGCTGCGAAATTGGCCATGCTCTTCGCGCTCCGCGACGAGGCGCTCGGCGAGCGTCCGGCCGACGCCCGGCAGCTGAATCAGCTCGGGCCAATCGGCCTGGTTGACGTTTACTTGGAACTGAGCCGTTAGCGGCGGAGCCCGGTCGATGTCGATCACTCCCCCAGGTTGCCCCGAATGGCGCCACCAGCCCGCCGCCAACAACGCCAAAACACCGGCCGCCAACACGGTCGCCGTACGGCGTTCCGCCGGTCGAATGAGCAGGTCGTTCCGCGGTGGGGCAGGGGAGGGCATTGGGCCGGTCGTGGACGCAAGCATTCCGAGCGCGGTACAAAATCGAATCTGCAATTATAGCGAACCGCCCCTGCGAAGTGCGGAAGGGGTCGGAGGCATTTTGCCACTGGCGGCATTCCCAAGAGAAGAGAATCGCCAGTGGCAAAATGCCCCCGACCCCGCCTCTGCCAACCATCTCAGAAAGCCCCCCCGATGAAACGCGATTTTCAACAAATTGAATGGGACGCCGCCACCATCGAGGATTGCCGGCAACTGGTGCGGCTGGCGGTTCGCGAAGATCTCGAACGCCAACAAGACTGGACGACGCTCGCGACTGTCGCCCCCGAACGCCGCGGCGCCGCCGATATTGTTTCCCGCCAAGCCGGCTACGTCGCCGGCATCCAAGCGACAGCCGTTGTCGTCGACGAGATGGGGGGCCGCCTGACGTTCGAAGCGTTCGCCGCCGATGGCGACCGCATCGAGGGCCGCACCACGCTCGGCCGCCTATCGGGCAGCGTCCGCGACCTGCTCACCTGCGAGCGGATCGTCCTCAACATCCTCGGCCGCATGATGGGCGTCGCCACGCTGGCGAGCCTGTATGTTGAGAAGGTCGCCGGCACCAACGCCCGCATCTACGACACCCGCAAAACAACGCCCGGCTGGCGGCGGCTCGAAAAATTCGCCGTCCGCTGCGGCGGAGCCCACAACCACCGACTCGGGCTCTACGACGCCGTGCTCATCAAGGACAACCACCTCGCCCAATTCGCCGCGGCAGGCGAATCGCAATCGGCGACGGCGGCGCGAGCGGTGCAGCAAGCACGCAAATTCCTCGCCGAGTTGGGCGACATCGAACCTCTCCCTTCCGGTGGCCTCATCGAGATCGAAGTCGATTCCCTCGAGCAACTCGCCGCAGTGCTGCCCGAGCACCCGGAAATCGTCCTGCTCGACAACATGAGTTTGGAGCAACTGCGATCCGGAGTGGCGCTACGAAACTCGGTAGCTCCCGAGGTCGAACTCGAGGCATCTGGAGGCGTGAACCTGGAGACAGTCCGCGGCATCGCCGAGACAGGCGTCGACCGCATCAGCGTCGGCGGCATCACCCACGCCGCCAAATCGCTCGACGTCGGCTTAGACTGGCACGCATAGGCCGGACGCTCGCAACATCCCCCCGGACGACCGGCACAATTGGCATCTTCACCCCCATCAGAATTCGTACCTTGTCCGCTACATTCTGGTTGACACTCCCCCTTTCCCCGAATATCCTAGGCAGAGTGTGGGCAGCAATCCGCACGTATTCGTCAAACGTTTTATTTTATCGTTCTGATCGGGAAGTGGACCTCATGAACATTCGATCGGCGGCGAGTCGTCAGGACTCGGCTGCTGTCCGAACAGGCAACTCAACCTCGCCTGGGTCCGCTTCACCTTCTTGGAAGAACGATCGTTAGTCTCACCGCTTCCTCGAGGCTAACTCTCCGAAGTATCCCTGCGTACAGGTCGCGTTGCCGCCAATTCGTGAGCTGCGAAGACTTTCTTCGCGTTCTGCCAGGACATGCGGCGCACCACTACCTGACTGCTCGGCCCCAACTTAGCTCGCGCATCTAGCGATGCGCGCTCGAAGAAGCTCCGTCGCTATGCGGCGCGGCTGGCCGATCGAATGCGGCCCCACTCGGCATGAATGCCGTGAGGGCCATCCCTGAGACCCGCTCCTGATCGCTTCCGTGCACCGGAGTGATCGAAGACTGCCGTATCAGCGCTGCAAGGCGTCGCAGGTGATTGGCAGTGGAGTAGAGGACACCTCACTATGTCGCGAGTCAGCATCTTTGAATCTGTACGTTCGTTCGCGTTGCTCTTGGCGGCCGCAGCCGTCATCAGCGTTGGCCTCGGCGCCGGCGAAGCGCGGGCCGTCGTCCCGACCCCGACCGGCTTCACGCTTAACGTCTCTCCCTATGCTCGCGTGCTCGATTACCTCGGCACGCCGCAGTTCATGGACGTGCTGTGGGAAGAGTCGTGCGACAATCCCCACCTCCGCGTTCGCGCTCGCAACAAGCCGGCGATCATGCTGTCGAACAACGCCGACTCGGCGGCCCCCATCACCAGCTTCACGCTGAGCATGGATTCGTCGCAGCCTTACTTCTTCGGCACCGGCGACGCAGGCACGGACAACTTCACCGCCTACATCAAAGACACGATCTACACCGACGCGGGCGTCTCGATCACCGGCAGTTCGATCTCGCCCGACGGCAAGACGCTGACGGTGAACTTCGACGGCCTCACCGCCGGTAAGAAGGCGATTTTCAACGTCGACTTCGACGCTGAAGACCCGGGCATGTTCCCGTTCCCCGACTACCGGATGGCCCTGCTCGGCGCCCCGTACCCGGGTGAGAACCCGACGACGCCCGCCACCTACGGCGCCACCTTCACGAACGCCGCCAGCCCGGTGCCGAACGCTCAAACCCTGTCGGCCAGCTTCACACAGATGATCGAAACGCCCACCTATCACGACCTCGTGATCCGTCCCTACGGCGTCATGGACAAGGTCGAGATCATCCCCGGCGGCGGCGGTGAAGTTCCGGAACCGAGCAGTCTCGTGCTGGCACTCGGCGGCCTCGGCTTGCTGGCCGTCCGCCGTATCCGCGCGACTGCTTAACGCGACCGCAGGCTGAGTCCCAGACGCCACGGGCCGGCGGAACTTCCGCCCGCCTGCTAGCGACCAGGCCTGAAACCGATCACTCCCGAGGCGGGGCAGCACTTGCTGTCCCGCCTTTTTTTGTTGCGCTCGCCACGCGCTCGCTCATCGCACGGCATCCAAGCCGCTAGCACGCGCCCAAAACCCCTCCGAGTTCCGGTTAGGAAACGCCGGTAAACTTTGCGGCTTCAACCGGTCGAAACGGTTGCTCCTAGCGTGCCGTTTCTGCGGATTTCTCCGGAAATGCGACAAGTGCGGCCTTCGCTCGTTCCGATTACTCGAATGGGCAAAACGTAGGTCGCGCTGCGAACCCGTAATCGCATCGAACGACGACCACGGCCCTGACGACGACTCGGGCGACCCTGCATCGAGTCGGGGGAAACGTCAGGGCTGATACGAACTTTTAGGGGGGGGAATTTGGAATGAAACTTCTGACCTGGGGGAGCGCT
This sequence is a window from Lacipirellula parvula. Protein-coding genes within it:
- the uvrB gene encoding excinuclease ABC subunit UvrB, with the protein product MQFQLESPFQPAGDQPAAIKALVQGLKDGQREQMLMGVTGSGKTFTMANVIQQVQRPALILSHNKTLAAQLYSEFKEFFPHNAVSYFVSYYDYYQPEAYIPQRDIYIEKDASINEEIDRMRLATTSSLVSRRDVIVIASVSCIYGLGSPEDYKQMMVGLSVGQTLDRDDVLARLVDIQYDRNDADPARGKFRVRGDCVEIWPSYEEFAYRIEFWGDEIERLSIINPVSGEAVSHLEQMYIYPAKHFVLPEERVHNAVDSIRKELSDRLEQFRSNGKMLEAQRLNARTRFDIEMMMEVGYCPGIENYSRPLSGKPPGSAPSTLFDFFPKDYLLFIDESHATIPQIGAMYAGDRSRKETLVEHGFRLPSALDNRPLKFDEWRERVDQAIYVSATPGKYELGQTGGEVIEQVVRPTGLLDPVIEVVPARGQVPHLLEEIRARVAIGERTLVTTLTKRLAEDLSNYLVEQGIACKWLHSELDAFERVEHLRDLREGRFEALVGVNLLREGLDLPEVSLVAILDADKEGFLRSETSLMQTIGRAARNVNAKVILYGDRMTNSMQRSIDETERRRKLQQEYNAANGITPETIKKAIHRGIESVAAAHAQANAAVGRTDETQYITAEYLAELEEEMLAAADALEFERAAAIRDRIEKMQGSIGESVDSVKIKEPKGRGRGGKGRVPRPKKNA
- a CDS encoding PEP-CTERM sorting domain-containing protein, with product MSRVSIFESVRSFALLLAAAAVISVGLGAGEARAVVPTPTGFTLNVSPYARVLDYLGTPQFMDVLWEESCDNPHLRVRARNKPAIMLSNNADSAAPITSFTLSMDSSQPYFFGTGDAGTDNFTAYIKDTIYTDAGVSITGSSISPDGKTLTVNFDGLTAGKKAIFNVDFDAEDPGMFPFPDYRMALLGAPYPGENPTTPATYGATFTNAASPVPNAQTLSASFTQMIETPTYHDLVIRPYGVMDKVEIIPGGGGEVPEPSSLVLALGGLGLLAVRRIRATA
- the nadC gene encoding carboxylating nicotinate-nucleotide diphosphorylase, coding for MKRDFQQIEWDAATIEDCRQLVRLAVREDLERQQDWTTLATVAPERRGAADIVSRQAGYVAGIQATAVVVDEMGGRLTFEAFAADGDRIEGRTTLGRLSGSVRDLLTCERIVLNILGRMMGVATLASLYVEKVAGTNARIYDTRKTTPGWRRLEKFAVRCGGAHNHRLGLYDAVLIKDNHLAQFAAAGESQSATAARAVQQARKFLAELGDIEPLPSGGLIEIEVDSLEQLAAVLPEHPEIVLLDNMSLEQLRSGVALRNSVAPEVELEASGGVNLETVRGIAETGVDRISVGGITHAAKSLDVGLDWHA
- a CDS encoding ComEA family DNA-binding protein, with amino-acid sequence MPSPAPPRNDLLIRPAERRTATVLAAGVLALLAAGWWRHSGQPGGVIDIDRAPPLTAQFQVNVNQADWPELIQLPGVGRTLAERLVAEREEHGQFRSLEELSRVDGIGPRTIDRIRPYLLPIADESEVASR